The Rhizobium sp. BT03 genome has a window encoding:
- the mutY gene encoding A/G-specific adenine glycosylase: MTITTPDTPSAKPLLDWYDRHHRDLPWRVSPGMAARGVKPDPYHIWLSEVMLQQTTVQAVKPYFAKFLQRWPEVTDLAAAENDAVMAAWAGLGYYARARNLKKCAEAVAKEHGGVFPDTEEGLRSLPGIGDYTAAAVAAIAFDRQAAVMDGNVERVISRLYAITTPLPAAKPLMKEKVALLTPAARPGDFAQAMMDLGATICTPKRPACSLCPFRGSCEALKLSDPELFPVKAAKKEKPVRYGAAFIAVTGDGEILLRRRAESGLLGGMTEVPTTAWTARIDGETSAAAAPFEAAWQSAGTVIHVFTHFELRLSIWRAAIAAKIGADGWWEPVTNLEAQALPTVMKKAIAAAIPLAFKTSKG, translated from the coding sequence ATGACGATCACCACACCCGACACGCCCTCCGCAAAGCCCCTGCTCGACTGGTACGACCGCCACCACCGCGACCTGCCCTGGCGCGTTTCGCCGGGCATGGCGGCGCGTGGCGTCAAGCCCGATCCCTATCACATCTGGCTGTCGGAGGTGATGCTGCAGCAGACGACGGTGCAGGCGGTCAAACCCTATTTCGCCAAGTTTCTGCAGCGCTGGCCCGAGGTGACCGATCTTGCCGCTGCCGAAAACGACGCTGTCATGGCGGCCTGGGCCGGGCTCGGCTATTACGCGCGGGCCCGCAACCTGAAGAAATGCGCCGAGGCGGTGGCGAAAGAGCATGGCGGCGTCTTTCCCGACACCGAAGAAGGCCTCAGATCCCTGCCCGGCATCGGCGACTATACGGCCGCCGCCGTCGCAGCCATCGCCTTTGACCGGCAAGCGGCTGTGATGGACGGCAATGTCGAGCGGGTGATCTCCAGGCTCTATGCGATCACGACGCCGCTGCCGGCTGCCAAACCGCTGATGAAGGAGAAGGTGGCGCTGCTGACGCCGGCGGCCCGGCCCGGCGATTTCGCCCAGGCGATGATGGATCTGGGTGCGACGATCTGCACGCCGAAGCGGCCGGCCTGTTCGCTCTGTCCGTTCCGCGGATCGTGTGAGGCGCTGAAGCTTTCCGATCCCGAGCTCTTTCCGGTCAAGGCGGCGAAGAAGGAGAAGCCGGTGCGCTACGGCGCGGCCTTCATCGCGGTGACCGGTGATGGCGAGATCCTGCTGCGGCGGCGCGCAGAAAGCGGCCTGCTCGGCGGCATGACCGAAGTGCCGACGACGGCGTGGACGGCGCGTATCGACGGCGAGACCTCGGCTGCGGCGGCACCCTTCGAGGCGGCCTGGCAGTCCGCTGGCACCGTCATCCATGTCTTCACCCATTTCGAGCTCCGGCTTTCGATCTGGCGCGCGGCGATCGCCGCGAAAATCGGCGCTGACGGATGGTGGGAGCCGGTTACAAATCTTGAAGCCCAGGCCTTGCCGACCGTCATGAAAAAAGCGATCGCAGCGGCTATTCCTCTCGCGTTCAAAACATCCAAGGGATGA
- a CDS encoding HAD family phosphatase produces the protein MTTGIKHIVFDIGKVLIHYDPHLPFSRLIPDEAERNWFFANICTHDWNIEQDRGRTWAEAEALLIEQHPAREEQIRAFRKYWHEMVPHAYEDSVAIMEGLIAEGRDVTMLTNFASDTFREAQARFPFLTLPRGVTVSGDVGLIKPDIAIYETHTKSFGLDPKATIFIDDAPVNVEGAKAYGWNAVLFSGADKLRSDLAGYGLKV, from the coding sequence ATGACCACCGGCATAAAACATATCGTTTTCGACATCGGCAAAGTCCTTATTCATTACGATCCGCATCTTCCCTTCAGCCGCCTCATCCCGGATGAGGCCGAGCGCAACTGGTTTTTCGCCAATATCTGCACCCATGACTGGAACATCGAGCAGGACCGCGGCCGCACATGGGCGGAGGCCGAAGCGCTGCTGATCGAACAGCACCCGGCGCGTGAGGAACAGATCCGCGCCTTCCGCAAATATTGGCATGAGATGGTGCCGCACGCCTATGAGGATAGCGTCGCGATCATGGAAGGTCTGATCGCCGAGGGCCGCGACGTGACGATGCTGACCAACTTCGCCTCCGACACCTTCCGCGAGGCGCAGGCGCGCTTCCCCTTCCTCACCCTACCGCGCGGCGTCACAGTTTCCGGCGATGTCGGACTGATCAAGCCGGATATCGCCATCTACGAGACGCACACGAAAAGTTTCGGCCTTGATCCCAAGGCGACGATCTTCATCGACGACGCGCCGGTCAATGTCGAAGGCGCCAAGGCCTATGGCTGGAATGCGGTGCTGTTTTCGGGCGCGGATAAGCTGCGCAGCGATCTTGCCGGTTACGGATTGAAGGTCTGA
- a CDS encoding nuclear transport factor 2 family protein, producing the protein MAFDPAEEIERFHAAINALDFPAIESYFAQNATYVSNGVGSLAGRTEIMAAFRRYFDDYPDQTAENSLVETLTPLSGRAVWSLRATHSQTGKPLVREGEETISFNEEGRITRVEVTDYKNF; encoded by the coding sequence ATGGCATTCGACCCCGCAGAAGAAATCGAACGTTTTCACGCCGCCATCAACGCCCTCGATTTTCCCGCGATCGAGAGCTATTTCGCCCAGAATGCCACCTATGTCTCGAACGGCGTCGGCAGTCTTGCCGGACGGACTGAGATCATGGCTGCCTTCCGGCGTTACTTCGACGACTATCCCGACCAGACGGCGGAAAATTCACTGGTGGAAACGTTGACGCCGCTCTCCGGCCGCGCGGTCTGGTCGCTTCGCGCCACCCACAGCCAGACCGGCAAGCCGCTGGTCCGCGAAGGCGAGGAGACGATCAGCTTCAACGAAGAAGGCCGCATCACGCGGGTCGAGGTCACCGATTACAAGAATTTCTGA